The Acidimicrobiales bacterium genome window below encodes:
- a CDS encoding GNAT family N-acetyltransferase — METNEELETGYGPSPPPGDNLCNDYSEGLVAGYTALAEARDQRVLVDDELALTDGGSPSLFVNIAVVRQPLTEEDWRRAAERMHAFYDEVGGGPYLVFSAWPTPDLTSLGFGRVGHPPLMFRPVGPLASTPIEGFDVRPVVDAETAHDWEKTLVEGFPLTELAPVQPGCILPVDAVAAGSWRHWVGYLDERPVATSSANVGSHHVDVEFVAAVEAARGKGIGRAITATATLADPALPAMLVASDMGRSVYERLGYVTFLRFTLWEGHRRA, encoded by the coding sequence ATGGAGACCAACGAGGAGCTCGAGACCGGCTACGGGCCGTCACCGCCGCCGGGAGACAATCTCTGCAACGACTACTCCGAAGGATTGGTCGCCGGCTACACGGCGCTGGCCGAAGCTCGAGACCAGCGGGTCCTGGTGGACGACGAGCTGGCGCTCACGGACGGCGGGTCTCCCTCCCTGTTCGTCAACATCGCCGTTGTCCGTCAACCGCTCACCGAGGAGGACTGGCGGCGGGCGGCCGAACGGATGCATGCCTTCTACGACGAGGTCGGCGGCGGGCCGTACCTCGTGTTCTCGGCCTGGCCGACGCCCGACCTCACGTCGCTCGGCTTCGGCCGGGTGGGCCATCCGCCGCTGATGTTCCGCCCGGTCGGTCCGCTCGCGAGCACGCCGATCGAAGGGTTCGACGTGCGTCCCGTGGTCGACGCCGAGACGGCCCACGACTGGGAGAAGACGCTGGTGGAGGGCTTTCCCCTCACCGAGCTGGCCCCAGTGCAACCAGGTTGCATCCTGCCCGTCGACGCCGTCGCCGCAGGATCATGGCGGCACTGGGTCGGTTACCTCGACGAGCGCCCAGTGGCCACGTCCTCCGCCAATGTCGGGAGCCACCACGTCGACGTGGAGTTCGTCGCCGCCGTAGAGGCGGCCCGCGGGAAGGGCATCGGACGGGCCATCACGGCGACCGCCACGCTCGCCGACCCGGCGCTGCCGGCCATGCTCGTGGCCAGCGACATGGGGCGCTCCGTGTACGAGCGTCTCGGCTATGTCACGTTCCTCCGGTTCACCCTGTGGGAGGGACACCGCCGAGCGTGA
- a CDS encoding HNH endonuclease, protein MSRALILNASYEPLCVVPTRRALVLTLSGKAELVSSTGRSFHSERATFAEPSVVRLSYYVKVPYQARIGLNRRAVFARDGHRCQYCGATAENIDHVVPRSKGGTHTWENVVASCRPCNMRKEDHLLADTTLSLRRVPAQPRPGSWALVANGSVHPDWEPYLGSPASAPLSA, encoded by the coding sequence GTGTCCAGGGCGCTCATCCTCAATGCCTCGTATGAGCCGCTCTGTGTCGTGCCGACGCGGCGGGCGCTGGTGCTGACGTTGTCGGGAAAGGCGGAGCTCGTCTCCTCCACAGGGCGCAGTTTCCATTCGGAGCGGGCCACCTTCGCCGAGCCGTCGGTCGTGCGCCTCTCCTACTACGTGAAGGTGCCGTACCAGGCCCGGATCGGCCTGAACCGGAGAGCCGTGTTCGCGCGCGACGGCCACCGGTGCCAGTACTGCGGCGCCACGGCCGAGAACATCGACCACGTGGTGCCCCGGAGCAAAGGCGGGACGCACACCTGGGAGAACGTGGTTGCATCGTGCCGTCCGTGCAACATGCGCAAGGAGGACCACCTCCTGGCCGACACCACGTTGAGCCTGCGCCGGGTGCCCGCCCAGCCCCGTCCCGGCAGCTGGGCGCTGGTGGCCAACGGGTCCGTCCACCCCGACTGGGAGCCGTACCTGGGCAGTCCCGCCTCGGCGCCCCTGTCGGCCTGA